The window CCAGCCGGGAGCATCGGATTGCTAACTGATGAGCAAGTTCGTCGGATATTCCTGGATGCCGGCGCGTACCGCAAGGGCCATTTCCGCCTTACATCCGGGCGTCACAGTGATGAGTACTGGGAGAAGTTTCAGGTACTGCAGTTTCCGTCGGCCGTCCAGACATTATGTGGTGATATTGCCGGACGGTGGAGCGGAAAGGGTGTAACGGTTGTTTTGGGCCCAACAACCGGTGGGATTCTGCTGGCCCTGGAGACAGCGCGCCAGTTGGGAGTGCGCGCGCTCTATGCGGAAGCGGAGCATGGCAGGCGCGTCCTTCGGCGCGGACTGAAACTTGGGCCACAGGAGCACGTCCTTGTGGTTGACGACGTTCTCACGATGGGCGGGTCCGCCGCGGAATGCGTTCAACTCGTGGAAGAGCACGGCGCCGAGCTGGCGGGCATTGCAGTGCTCATCGATCGCAGCAGCGGCGCCAGGCTACCGTTCGCTACAAAGCCGGATGCGCTTTTACGCGTTGATGCGCATTCGTGGACGCCGGAAACGTGCCCGATGTGTGCGGATGGAAAGCCGATCGACGAGCCAGGCAGCCGATCTCTCTAATCGACGCTGTGACGGCGGAACACCACCAGCACCTTACACGGCTTGCGTAATCCAGCGGTCCAGCCGGCCGGAGGCAGGATGGACCGCTGGACGGCATTACTTGCGCATCTTGATCTTACGGCGAGCCCGAAGGAGCCGCACCCGGAGTGGTCGGGTACTTCTGCGGCGTGCCCTTCGTTTGCGACTCAGGTGGCAGGCTCAGTTTGTAAACGGTGCCGGGCTGGCCAGGATGCAGCGACTTCAGTTCCGGAACCTGCTTGATCATGCCGGCAGCATTGTCCTTGGTCATCTGGCGAGCTTCTTCAACTCCTTGCACCACATGCGGCGTCATGAAGATCAGGAGCTCTGTCTTGGTATGGTTGGTGTCCTTGCTCCGGAAGAACTGGCCAATAAGCGGTAAATCCGACAACAGCGGGATCTTGTCGATGTTCACCTGCTTCTCGTCCTTCATAAGGCCGCCAATTACCACCGTTTCTCCGTCCTGAACGGTCACGTCGGTATCTGCGTAACGGTCATTGAACAGCGGCTCCAGCAGCGCTGAGCTACCCGTGCCAACCGTCTGGTAACCGAGTAGGTCGCTCGACTCGGCTACAACGGCGATGGTTACCTGGCCCTCTCGCGTGATCCTCGGCGTGACGTTCAGCAGGAAGCCAATGTTCTGGAAGGCAACACTGGTGCTAACGGCAGTAGTGAGTCCGCTGGCCGTGGTACCTGTGGCGTACGGTACCTCCTCGGTTATGTCGAACTCGGCCTGTTGGTTGTTGCTGGTAAATACGCGCGGAGTGGCGAGGACCTTCACATTGGAATCGGTGGCCAGCGCCTGCAGCACGGCCTGGTAACTCGTATTGCCCAGTACAAACTGCGTGCCGGTCTGCGTGGGGTCAATCGAGGTGCCGCCAGTACCACCGGTTCCAGGTGCGAAGCCGGTCGCCGGTAGTGCGATCTGGCCCTGCCCGCTCGTCGCGCCCTTGAACAGATGCTCAAGGATGCCGGTCAATGAGAAACCAAGTTTCTCATCCTTTGCAAGCGTGACTTCCGCGACAACCACCTGAATCATCACCTGGCTGGGTACCACATCCAGCTCGTCGATGATCTTCTTGACCGCTTCAAAGTTGGCCGGCGCCGTCGTCACGA of the Armatimonadota bacterium genome contains:
- the pyrE gene encoding orotate phosphoribosyltransferase, producing the protein MGLLTDEQVRRIFLDAGAYRKGHFRLTSGRHSDEYWEKFQVLQFPSAVQTLCGDIAGRWSGKGVTVVLGPTTGGILLALETARQLGVRALYAEAEHGRRVLRRGLKLGPQEHVLVVDDVLTMGGSAAECVQLVEEHGAELAGIAVLIDRSSGARLPFATKPDALLRVDAHSWTPETCPMCADGKPIDEPGSRSL